In a genomic window of Streptomyces sp. SJL17-4:
- the coaA gene encoding type I pantothenate kinase, with product MITSPPRSANGTTPYVDLTRAEWSALRDKTPLPLTADEVERLRGFGDVIDLDEVRDIYLPLSRLLNLYVQATSGLRGALNTFLGESAEQRGTPFVIGVAGSVAVGKSTVSRLLQALLARWPEHPRVELVTTDAFLYPMEELRSRGLMSRKGFPESYDRRALTRFVADIKAGKDEVTAPVYSHLIYDRVPGERLVVRRPDILIVEGLNVLQPALPGKDGRTRVGLADYFDFSVYVDARPEDIERWYLNRFRKLRDTAFQDPDSYFQRYTQVSEDEALDYARTMWRTINKVNLLENVAPTRGRATLVVRKGPDHKVQRLSLRKL from the coding sequence GTGATCACTTCGCCGCCACGAAGCGCCAACGGCACGACGCCCTACGTCGACCTCACCCGCGCCGAGTGGAGCGCCCTGCGCGACAAGACCCCGCTCCCCCTCACCGCCGACGAGGTCGAGCGGCTCCGCGGCTTCGGGGACGTCATCGACCTCGACGAGGTGCGGGACATCTACCTCCCGCTGTCCCGGCTGCTCAACCTGTACGTACAGGCCACCAGCGGACTGCGCGGCGCCCTCAACACCTTCCTCGGTGAGAGCGCCGAGCAGCGCGGCACCCCCTTCGTCATAGGAGTGGCCGGTTCGGTCGCCGTCGGCAAGTCGACGGTCTCCCGTCTCCTCCAGGCCCTCCTCGCCCGCTGGCCGGAGCACCCGCGCGTGGAGCTGGTCACCACGGACGCCTTCCTCTACCCGATGGAGGAGCTGAGGTCCCGCGGCCTGATGTCCCGCAAGGGCTTCCCCGAGTCGTACGACCGCCGGGCCCTGACCCGGTTCGTCGCGGACATCAAGGCGGGCAAGGACGAGGTCACGGCCCCGGTCTACTCGCACCTCATCTACGACCGCGTCCCCGGCGAGCGCCTCGTCGTCCGCCGCCCGGACATCCTCATCGTCGAGGGCCTCAACGTCCTCCAGCCGGCCCTGCCCGGCAAGGACGGCCGTACCCGGGTCGGCCTCGCCGACTACTTCGACTTCTCGGTGTACGTGGACGCCCGCCCGGAGGACATCGAGCGCTGGTACCTCAACCGCTTCCGCAAGCTGCGTGACACCGCCTTCCAGGACCCCGACTCGTACTTCCAGCGCTACACCCAGGTCTCCGAGGACGAGGCCCTCGACTACGCCCGCACCATGTGGCGGACCATCAACAAGGTGAACCTCCTGGAGAACGTGGCCCCGACGCGCGGCCGGGCGACGCTCGTCGTCCGCAAGGGCCCCGATCACAAGGTGCAGCGGCTGAGCCTCCGGAAGCTCTGA
- a CDS encoding DUF389 domain-containing protein — protein MLHLRLIVPPDRTPAAVEVIESTVGTTHLVVLPGAARDPSGDVVMCDVAREAGDELLKGLRGLRIDQDGSIAVGNIDLSLSTRADRAEKEAPGEPADAVIWEQLTGATHEESTLSITYSAFMILATMIAACGVVLDNAILIVGAMAVGPEFGPLAGVCTAVVRRAPRLAARSLIALLVGFAAAIVATTVFSLGMDALDLFSKDQLDAPRPNTSFIWQPDPFSFVVALLAGVAGTLSLTSSKSGALVGVAISVTTVPAGANAAVALSYGELGQMWGSIEQLLLNLFGIMLAGVLTLYGQKLLWRTQRGHWRRAPKA, from the coding sequence ATGCTTCATCTCCGGTTGATCGTCCCGCCCGACCGCACCCCGGCCGCGGTCGAGGTCATCGAGTCCACGGTCGGCACCACCCATCTGGTCGTGCTGCCCGGCGCGGCCCGCGACCCCTCGGGCGACGTGGTCATGTGCGACGTGGCCCGCGAGGCCGGCGACGAACTCCTCAAGGGGCTCCGCGGGCTGAGGATCGATCAGGACGGCTCCATCGCGGTCGGGAACATCGATCTCTCCCTCTCCACGCGCGCGGACCGCGCCGAGAAGGAGGCCCCGGGAGAGCCGGCGGACGCGGTCATCTGGGAGCAGCTGACGGGCGCGACGCACGAGGAGTCGACGCTCTCGATCACGTACAGCGCGTTCATGATCCTGGCGACGATGATCGCGGCCTGCGGTGTCGTCCTGGACAACGCGATCCTGATCGTGGGCGCCATGGCGGTGGGCCCGGAGTTCGGCCCGCTCGCCGGCGTCTGTACGGCGGTGGTGCGGCGCGCGCCGAGGCTGGCGGCGCGCTCGCTGATCGCGCTGCTCGTCGGTTTCGCCGCGGCGATCGTGGCGACGACGGTGTTCAGCCTGGGGATGGACGCGCTGGACCTGTTCAGCAAGGACCAGTTGGACGCGCCCCGACCGAACACCAGCTTCATCTGGCAGCCGGACCCGTTCTCCTTCGTCGTGGCGCTGCTCGCGGGCGTGGCCGGCACCCTCTCCCTGACGTCCTCGAAGTCCGGCGCCCTGGTGGGCGTGGCCATCTCGGTGACGACGGTCCCGGCGGGCGCGAACGCGGCGGTGGCGCTGAGCTACGGCGAACTCGGCCAGATGTGGGGCTCGATCGAACAGCTGCTGCTGAACCTGTTCGGCATCATGCTGGCCGGTGTCCTGACCCTGTACGGGCAGAAACTCCTCTGGCGCACCCAGCGCGGCCACTGGCGCCGCGCGCCGAAGGCCTGA
- the glmM gene encoding phosphoglucosamine mutase, which translates to MGRLFGTDGVRGVANADLTAELALGLSVAAAHVLAEAGTFEGHRPTAVVGRDPRASGEFLEAAVVAGLASAGVDVLRVGVLPTPAVAHLTGVLGADLGVMLSASHNAMPDNGIKFFARGGHKLADDLEDKIEAVYEEHRTGAPWERPTGAGVGRVRDYDEGFDTYVAHLIAVLPNRLDGLKVVLDEAHGAAARVSPEAFARAGAEVVTIGAEPDGLNINDGCGSTHLDLLKAAVVEHGADLGIAHDGDADRCLAVDAAGNEVDGDQILAVLALAMREAGALRGDTVVATVMSNLGFKLAMEREGLTLVQTAVGDRYVLESMKEHGFALGGEQSGHVIVLDHATTGDGTLTGLMLAARVAATGKSLADLAGVMERLPQILINVKDVDKSRVTTSGELAAAVTEAERELGSTGRVLLRSSGTEPLVRVMVEAADIEQARAVAQRLADVVKSALG; encoded by the coding sequence GTGGGACGACTCTTCGGCACGGACGGCGTGCGCGGTGTGGCCAACGCGGACCTGACGGCGGAGCTCGCGCTCGGTCTGTCGGTCGCGGCGGCACACGTGCTCGCCGAGGCGGGCACCTTCGAGGGCCATCGGCCGACCGCGGTGGTCGGACGTGACCCCCGCGCGTCCGGAGAGTTCCTCGAAGCCGCCGTCGTGGCCGGGCTCGCCAGCGCCGGCGTCGACGTGCTGCGCGTCGGCGTGCTGCCCACCCCGGCCGTGGCCCACCTCACCGGCGTCCTCGGCGCCGACCTCGGCGTGATGCTCTCCGCCAGCCACAACGCCATGCCCGACAACGGCATCAAGTTCTTCGCGCGCGGCGGCCACAAGCTCGCCGACGACCTCGAGGACAAGATCGAGGCCGTGTACGAGGAGCACCGCACCGGCGCCCCCTGGGAGCGCCCGACCGGTGCCGGCGTCGGCCGGGTCCGTGACTACGACGAGGGCTTCGACACGTACGTCGCCCACCTCATCGCCGTCCTCCCGAACCGTCTCGACGGCCTGAAGGTCGTCCTCGACGAGGCCCACGGCGCCGCCGCCCGCGTCTCGCCCGAGGCCTTCGCCCGCGCCGGTGCCGAGGTCGTCACCATCGGTGCCGAGCCGGACGGCCTCAACATCAACGACGGCTGCGGCTCCACCCACCTGGACCTGCTGAAGGCCGCCGTCGTCGAGCACGGCGCCGACCTGGGCATCGCGCACGACGGCGACGCCGACCGCTGCCTCGCCGTGGACGCCGCGGGCAACGAGGTCGACGGCGACCAGATCCTCGCCGTGCTCGCCCTCGCCATGCGCGAGGCCGGGGCGCTGCGCGGTGACACCGTCGTCGCGACCGTCATGTCGAACCTGGGCTTCAAGCTCGCCATGGAGCGCGAGGGCCTGACCCTCGTCCAGACCGCGGTCGGCGACCGTTACGTCCTGGAGTCCATGAAGGAGCACGGCTTCGCGCTCGGCGGCGAGCAGTCCGGGCACGTCATCGTGCTCGACCACGCCACCACCGGCGACGGAACCCTCACCGGCCTCATGCTGGCCGCCCGGGTCGCCGCCACCGGCAAGTCCCTCGCCGACCTGGCCGGGGTGATGGAGCGGCTGCCGCAGATCCTCATCAACGTGAAGGACGTCGACAAGTCGCGGGTGACCACCTCCGGCGAGCTCGCCGCGGCCGTCACCGAGGCCGAGCGCGAGCTGGGCTCCACCGGCCGTGTCCTGCTCCGCTCCTCCGGCACCGAGCCGCTGGTCCGCGTCATGGTCGAGGCCGCGGACATCGAGCAGGCCCGCGCGGTGGCGCAGCGGCTCGCGGACGTCGTGAAGTCGGCGCTGGGCTAA
- the rpsI gene encoding 30S ribosomal protein S9: MAETTPETPVDEFEGVEEYTTETELVEGEYTSESLASRFGDPQPAAGLGRRKNAIARVRIVPGTGKWKINGRTLEDYFPNKVHQQEVNEPFKVLELDNRYDVIARIAGGGVSGQAGALRLGVARALNEADVENNRPALKKAGFLSRDDRAVERKKAGLKKARKAPQYSKR, translated from the coding sequence GTGGCCGAGACCACCCCCGAGACCCCCGTCGACGAGTTCGAGGGCGTCGAGGAGTACACCACCGAGACCGAGCTCGTCGAGGGTGAGTACACCTCCGAGTCGCTCGCGTCCCGCTTCGGCGACCCGCAGCCGGCCGCCGGCCTGGGCCGTCGCAAGAACGCCATCGCCCGCGTCCGGATCGTTCCGGGCACCGGCAAGTGGAAGATCAACGGGCGTACGCTCGAGGACTACTTCCCGAACAAGGTTCACCAGCAGGAAGTCAACGAGCCCTTCAAGGTGCTCGAGCTGGACAACCGCTACGACGTCATCGCCCGCATCGCGGGTGGCGGTGTCTCCGGCCAGGCCGGCGCCCTGCGCCTCGGCGTGGCCCGTGCGCTGAACGAGGCGGACGTCGAGAACAACCGCCCGGCGCTGAAGAAGGCCGGCTTCCTCTCCCGCGACGACCGTGCGGTCGAGCGCAAGAAGGCCGGTCTCAAGAAGGCCCGTAAGGCTCCGCAGTACAGCAAGCGTTAA
- the rplM gene encoding 50S ribosomal protein L13 produces MRTYSPKPGDVTRQWHIIDAQDVVLGRLATTAANLLRGKHKPVYAPHMDMGDFVIIINADKVHLSGNKKTQKLAYRHSGFPGGLRSVRYDELLDKNPEKAVEKAIKGMIPKNTLGRQMLSKLKVYAGENHPHAAQQPVPFEITQVAQ; encoded by the coding sequence GTGCGTACGTACAGCCCCAAGCCCGGCGATGTCACTCGCCAGTGGCACATCATCGACGCGCAGGACGTTGTCCTGGGCCGTCTGGCGACCACGGCTGCGAACCTCCTGCGAGGCAAGCACAAGCCGGTCTACGCCCCCCACATGGACATGGGCGACTTCGTCATCATCATCAATGCTGACAAGGTCCACCTGTCCGGTAACAAGAAGACCCAGAAGCTGGCGTACCGCCACTCCGGCTTCCCGGGTGGTCTGCGCTCCGTCCGTTACGACGAGCTGCTGGACAAGAACCCCGAGAAGGCCGTCGAGAAGGCCATCAAGGGCATGATCCCCAAGAACACCCTGGGCCGCCAGATGCTCTCGAAGCTGAAGGTCTACGCGGGCGAGAACCACCCGCACGCTGCGCAGCAGCCGGTCCCGTTCGAGATCACCCAGGTCGCGCAGTAG
- a CDS encoding ATP-binding cassette domain-containing protein, with amino-acid sequence MGHVEAAHLEYYLPDGRILLGDASFRVGEGAVVALVGANGAGKTTLLRLISGELQPHGGTVRVSGGLGVMPQFVGSVRDASTVRDLLVSVAQPRIREAAKAVDEAEHLIMTVDDEAAQMKYAQALSDWAEVQGYEAETLWDMCTMAALGVPYEKAQFREVRTLSGGEQKRLVLESLLRGTDEVLLLDEPDNYLDVPGKRWLEERLRETRKTVLFISHDRELLSRGAQKIVAVEPGPAGSDVWVHGGGFDTFHEARRERFARFEELKRRWEEKHAQLKKLVVNLRQAAAVSHDMASRYAAAQTRLRKFEEAGPPPEPPREQDIKMRLRGGRTGVRAVTCENLELTGLMKPFSLEIFYGERVGVLGSNGSGKSHFLRLLAGDPSVAHTGAWKLGARVVPGHFAQTHAHPELTGRPLVDILWTEHAKDRGGAMSMLRRYELERQGDQPFDKLSGGQQARFQILLMELAGTTALLLDEPTDNLDLESAEALQDGLESYDGTVLAVTHDRWFAKSFDRFLVFGSDGVVRETTEPVWDERRVERAR; translated from the coding sequence ATGGGACATGTCGAGGCCGCGCATCTTGAGTACTACCTGCCCGACGGGAGGATCCTGCTCGGGGACGCCTCCTTCCGGGTCGGGGAGGGCGCCGTCGTCGCCCTCGTCGGGGCCAACGGCGCCGGCAAGACCACACTGCTCCGGCTGATCTCCGGGGAGCTCCAGCCGCACGGCGGCACCGTCAGGGTCAGCGGCGGGCTCGGTGTGATGCCGCAGTTCGTCGGCTCGGTGCGCGACGCGTCCACCGTGCGCGACCTGCTGGTCTCGGTGGCGCAGCCCCGGATCCGGGAGGCCGCGAAGGCCGTCGACGAGGCCGAGCACCTGATCATGACCGTCGACGACGAGGCCGCGCAGATGAAGTACGCGCAGGCGCTCAGCGACTGGGCCGAGGTGCAGGGGTACGAGGCCGAGACCCTCTGGGACATGTGCACGATGGCCGCGCTCGGCGTCCCGTACGAGAAGGCGCAGTTCCGGGAGGTCAGGACGCTCTCCGGCGGTGAGCAGAAGCGGCTCGTCCTGGAGTCGCTGCTGCGCGGTACCGACGAGGTGCTGCTCCTCGACGAGCCGGACAACTACCTCGACGTCCCCGGCAAGCGGTGGCTGGAGGAGCGGCTGCGGGAGACCCGTAAGACCGTGTTGTTCATCTCTCACGACCGGGAGCTGCTGTCCCGGGGCGCGCAGAAGATCGTCGCGGTCGAGCCCGGCCCGGCCGGCTCGGACGTGTGGGTGCACGGCGGAGGGTTCGACACCTTCCACGAGGCGCGCCGGGAGCGGTTCGCGCGCTTCGAGGAGCTGAAGCGGCGCTGGGAGGAGAAGCACGCCCAGCTGAAGAAGCTCGTCGTCAACCTGCGGCAGGCGGCCGCGGTCAGCCACGACATGGCCTCGCGGTACGCGGCGGCGCAGACCCGGCTGCGGAAGTTCGAGGAGGCGGGACCGCCGCCGGAGCCGCCGCGCGAGCAGGACATCAAGATGCGGCTGCGCGGCGGCCGCACCGGTGTACGTGCTGTGACCTGCGAGAACCTTGAGCTGACCGGGCTGATGAAGCCCTTCTCCCTGGAGATCTTCTACGGCGAGCGGGTCGGCGTCCTCGGCTCGAACGGGTCGGGTAAGTCGCACTTCCTGCGGCTGCTCGCGGGGGACCCGTCCGTCGCCCACACGGGTGCGTGGAAGCTGGGCGCTCGGGTGGTGCCGGGGCACTTCGCCCAGACCCACGCGCATCCGGAGCTGACCGGGCGGCCGCTCGTCGACATCCTGTGGACGGAGCACGCCAAGGACCGGGGCGGGGCGATGTCGATGCTGCGGCGGTACGAGCTGGAGCGGCAGGGCGACCAGCCGTTCGACAAGCTCTCGGGCGGGCAGCAGGCGCGGTTCCAGATCCTGCTCATGGAGCTGGCGGGCACGACGGCGCTGCTCCTCGACGAGCCGACGGACAACCTGGACCTGGAGTCGGCGGAGGCCCTGCAGGACGGGCTGGAGTCGTACGACGGGACGGTGCTGGCCGTGACCCACGACCGGTGGTTCGCGAAGTCGTTCGACCGGTTCCTGGTCTTCGGGTCGGACGGGGTCGTACGGGAGACGACGGAGCCGGTGTGGGACGAGCGGCGGGTCGAGCGTGCGCGGTGA
- the truA gene encoding tRNA pseudouridine(38-40) synthase TruA, with protein sequence MSDDVQDGFVRVRLDLSYDGKDFSGWAKQSQGQRTVQGDIEAALRTVTRSTETYELTVAGRTDSGVHARGQVAHVDLPVELWAEHRDKLLRRLAGRLSHDVRVWSLTEAPSGFNARFSAIWRRYAYRVTDNPGGVDPLQRGHVLWHDWALDMDAMNEAAAALVGEHDFAAYCKRREGATTIRTLQELRWERRPDGVMEATVKADAFCHNMVRSLVGALLFVGDGHRPVDWPGKVLAAGVRDSAVHVVRPHGLTLEEVGYPADELLAARNLEARNKRSLPGSAGCC encoded by the coding sequence GTGAGCGATGACGTGCAGGACGGGTTCGTACGGGTTCGGCTTGACCTGTCGTACGACGGCAAGGACTTCTCCGGCTGGGCCAAGCAGTCCCAGGGGCAGCGGACCGTGCAGGGGGACATCGAGGCCGCGCTGCGGACCGTGACCCGGTCGACGGAGACGTACGAGCTGACCGTGGCCGGCCGGACCGACTCCGGGGTGCACGCGCGCGGCCAGGTCGCGCATGTCGACCTGCCCGTCGAGCTGTGGGCCGAGCACCGCGACAAGCTGCTCAGGCGGCTCGCGGGGCGCCTCTCGCACGACGTGCGGGTCTGGTCCCTGACCGAGGCCCCCAGCGGCTTCAACGCGCGTTTCTCCGCGATCTGGCGCCGTTACGCGTACCGCGTCACCGACAATCCCGGCGGGGTCGACCCGCTTCAGCGCGGGCACGTCCTGTGGCACGACTGGGCCCTCGACATGGACGCCATGAACGAGGCCGCCGCCGCGCTCGTCGGCGAGCACGACTTCGCCGCGTACTGCAAGCGGCGCGAGGGTGCCACCACCATCCGCACCCTCCAGGAGCTGCGGTGGGAGCGGCGGCCCGACGGTGTGATGGAAGCCACCGTGAAGGCCGACGCCTTCTGCCACAACATGGTCCGCTCGCTGGTCGGCGCCCTGCTCTTCGTCGGCGACGGGCACCGGCCCGTGGACTGGCCGGGCAAGGTGCTCGCGGCCGGTGTGCGGGACTCGGCCGTGCACGTCGTACGGCCGCACGGCCTCACCCTCGAAGAGGTCGGCTACCCGGCCGACGAGCTCCTGGCCGCCCGCAATCTGGAGGCCAGGAACAAGCGGTCACTCCCCGGGAGCGCCGGCTGCTGCTGA
- the rplQ gene encoding 50S ribosomal protein L17: protein MPRPAKGARLGGSAAHEKLLLANLAKSLFEHGRITTTEAKARRLRPVAERLITKAKKGDIHNRRLVLQTITDKGIVHTLFTEIAPRYSERPGGYTRITKIGNRRGDNAPMAVIELVEGEIAKKATVAEAEAATVRAVKEADAAAEAPAEESKDA, encoded by the coding sequence ATGCCGCGTCCCGCGAAGGGTGCCCGCCTCGGCGGTTCCGCCGCGCACGAGAAGCTGCTCCTCGCCAACCTGGCGAAGTCGCTCTTCGAGCACGGCCGCATCACCACCACCGAGGCCAAGGCCCGTCGCCTGCGTCCGGTCGCCGAGCGCCTGATCACCAAGGCGAAGAAGGGCGACATCCACAACCGTCGCCTGGTGCTGCAGACGATCACCGACAAGGGCATCGTCCACACCCTCTTCACCGAGATCGCCCCGCGCTACTCCGAGCGCCCGGGTGGCTACACCCGTATCACCAAGATCGGCAACCGTCGTGGCGACAACGCCCCGATGGCCGTGATCGAGCTGGTCGAGGGCGAGATCGCCAAGAAGGCGACCGTCGCCGAGGCCGAGGCCGCCACCGTGCGCGCCGTCAAGGAGGCCGACGCGGCCGCCGAGGCTCCGGCCGAGGAGTCGAAGGACGCGTAA
- a CDS encoding DNA-directed RNA polymerase subunit alpha: protein MLIAQRPSLTEEVVDEFRSRFVIEPLEPGFGYTLGNSLRRTLLSSIPGAAVTSIRIDGVLHEFTTVPGVKEDVTDLILNIKQLVVSSEHDEPVVMYLRKQGPGLVTAADIAPPAGVEVHNPDLVLATLNGKGKLEMELTVERGRGYVSAVQNKQAGQEIGRIPVDSIYSPVLKVTYKVEATRVEQRTDFDKLIVDVETKQAMRPRDAMASAGKTLVELFGLARELNIDAEGIDMGPSPTDAALAADLALPIEELELTVRSYNCLKREGIHSVGELVARSEADLLDIRNFGAKSIDEVKAKLAGMGLALKDSPPGFDPTAAADAFGADDDADAGFVETEQY from the coding sequence ATGCTTATCGCTCAGCGTCCTTCGCTGACCGAAGAGGTCGTCGACGAGTTCCGCTCCCGGTTCGTGATCGAGCCGCTGGAGCCGGGCTTCGGCTACACCCTCGGCAACTCCCTCCGCCGTACCCTCCTGTCCTCGATCCCGGGTGCCGCTGTCACCAGCATCCGCATCGACGGTGTCCTGCACGAGTTCACCACCGTGCCGGGCGTCAAGGAGGACGTGACCGACCTCATCCTCAACATCAAGCAGCTGGTCGTCTCCTCGGAGCACGACGAGCCGGTCGTGATGTACCTGCGCAAGCAGGGCCCGGGTCTGGTCACCGCCGCCGACATCGCGCCCCCGGCCGGTGTCGAGGTGCACAACCCCGACCTCGTCCTCGCCACGCTCAACGGCAAGGGCAAGCTGGAGATGGAGCTGACCGTCGAGCGCGGTCGCGGCTACGTCTCCGCCGTGCAGAACAAGCAGGCGGGCCAGGAGATCGGCCGTATCCCGGTCGACTCCATCTACTCCCCGGTGCTCAAGGTCACGTACAAGGTCGAGGCGACCCGTGTCGAGCAGCGCACCGACTTCGACAAGCTGATCGTCGACGTCGAGACCAAGCAGGCCATGCGCCCGCGTGACGCCATGGCGTCCGCCGGTAAGACCCTGGTCGAGCTGTTCGGTCTGGCGCGCGAGCTCAACATCGACGCCGAGGGCATCGACATGGGCCCGTCCCCCACGGACGCCGCCCTCGCCGCCGACCTCGCGCTGCCGATCGAGGAGCTCGAGCTCACCGTTCGTTCGTACAACTGCCTCAAGCGTGAGGGCATCCACTCCGTGGGTGAGCTCGTGGCGCGCTCCGAGGCGGACCTGCTCGACATCCGCAACTTCGGTGCGAAGTCGATCGACGAGGTCAAGGCGAAGCTGGCCGGTATGGGCCTCGCGCTGAAGGACTCGCCGCCCGGATTCGACCCGACCGCCGCCGCGGACGCGTTTGGCGCGGACGATGACGCGGATGCCGGGTTCGTCGAGACCGAGCAGTACTAA
- the rpsK gene encoding 30S ribosomal protein S11: MPPKGRQGAAKKVRRKEKKNVAHGHAHIKSTFNNTIVSITDPAGNVISWASAGHVGFKGSRKSTPFAAQMAAESAARRAQEHGMRKVDVFVKGPGSGRETAIRSLQATGLEVGSIQDVTPTPHNGCRPPKRRRV; this comes from the coding sequence ATGCCCCCCAAGGGTCGTCAGGGCGCTGCCAAGAAGGTGCGCCGCAAGGAAAAGAAGAACGTCGCTCACGGCCACGCGCACATCAAGAGCACGTTCAACAACACGATCGTCTCGATCACGGACCCCGCGGGCAACGTGATCTCCTGGGCCTCCGCCGGCCACGTCGGCTTCAAGGGCTCGCGCAAGTCGACTCCGTTCGCCGCGCAGATGGCCGCCGAGTCGGCCGCTCGCCGCGCGCAGGAGCACGGCATGCGCAAGGTTGACGTCTTCGTCAAGGGTCCGGGCTCCGGCCGCGAGACCGCGATCCGCTCCCTCCAGGCCACGGGCCTCGAGGTCGGTTCGATCCAGGACGTCACCCCCACGCCGCACAACGGCTGCCGTCCCCCCAAGCGCCGCCGCGTCTGA
- the rpsM gene encoding 30S ribosomal protein S13, translating to MARVSGVDIPREKRVVVALTYVFGIGRTRSEEILAATGVNPSTRVRDLAEEDLVKIREYVDANLQTEGDLRREIAADIRRKVEIGCYQGLRHRRGLPVRGQRTSTNARTRKGPRRAIAGKKKPGKK from the coding sequence ATGGCACGCGTTTCCGGTGTTGACATCCCGCGCGAAAAGCGTGTGGTGGTCGCACTCACCTACGTCTTCGGCATCGGGCGTACCCGGTCCGAGGAGATCCTCGCCGCGACCGGCGTGAACCCGTCCACCCGTGTCCGCGACCTTGCCGAGGAAGACCTCGTCAAGATCCGCGAGTACGTGGACGCCAACCTCCAGACCGAGGGTGACCTCCGCCGCGAGATCGCCGCCGACATCCGCCGCAAGGTCGAGATCGGCTGCTACCAGGGCCTGCGCCACCGTCGTGGCCTGCCCGTCCGCGGCCAGCGCACCAGCACGAACGCTCGTACCCGCAAGGGCCCGCGTCGCGCCATCGCCGGCAAGAAGAAGCCGGGCAAGAAGTAG
- the rpmJ gene encoding 50S ribosomal protein L36: MKVKPSVKKICDKCKVIRRHGRVMVICDNLRHKQRQG; encoded by the coding sequence ATGAAGGTCAAGCCGAGCGTCAAGAAGATCTGCGACAAGTGCAAGGTGATCCGCCGTCACGGCCGGGTCATGGTCATCTGCGACAACCTGCGCCACAAGCAGCGCCAGGGCTGA
- the infA gene encoding translation initiation factor IF-1, with protein MAKKQGAIEIEGTVIESLPNAMFKVELQNGHKVLAHISGKMRMHYIRILPDDRVVVELSPYDLTRGRIVYRYK; from the coding sequence GTGGCCAAGAAGCAAGGTGCCATCGAAATCGAGGGCACCGTGATCGAGTCCCTCCCGAACGCCATGTTCAAGGTGGAGCTCCAGAACGGTCACAAGGTCCTCGCGCACATCTCCGGCAAGATGCGGATGCACTACATCCGAATCCTTCCGGACGACCGGGTCGTCGTGGAGCTTTCTCCGTACGACCTGACGCGTGGCCGGATCGTCTACCGGTACAAGTAG
- the map gene encoding type I methionyl aminopeptidase translates to MVQIKTPEQIAKMREAGLVVAAIHAATREAAVPGATTRDLDEVARKVIADHGAKSNFLGYGGFPATICTSVNEVVVHGIPDDKTVLKDGDIISIDAGAIVDGWHGDAAYTAFVGTGHAPELVELSRVTEESMWAGIAAMRLGNRLVDISKAIETYIKRQPRPAVGDHSLGRYGIIEDYGGHGIGTEMHMDPHLLNYVSRKRGKGPKLVPGLCLAIEPMVSLGTPQTEVLKDDWTVITTDGTWSSHWEHSIALTEEGPLVLTAVDGGKAKLAELGVTAAPDPLA, encoded by the coding sequence ATGGTGCAGATCAAGACCCCCGAGCAGATCGCGAAGATGCGCGAGGCGGGGCTGGTCGTCGCCGCCATTCACGCGGCGACCCGTGAGGCGGCCGTGCCGGGCGCCACGACCCGCGATCTCGACGAGGTCGCGCGGAAGGTCATCGCCGACCACGGGGCGAAGTCGAACTTCCTCGGGTACGGCGGGTTCCCCGCGACGATCTGCACCTCGGTGAACGAGGTCGTCGTCCACGGCATCCCCGACGACAAGACCGTCCTCAAGGACGGCGACATCATCTCCATCGACGCGGGCGCGATCGTGGACGGCTGGCACGGTGACGCGGCCTACACGGCCTTCGTGGGCACCGGGCACGCGCCCGAGCTCGTCGAGCTCTCCCGTGTCACGGAGGAGTCGATGTGGGCCGGCATCGCGGCCATGAGGCTCGGCAACCGTCTGGTCGACATCTCGAAGGCGATCGAGACGTACATCAAGCGCCAGCCGCGTCCCGCCGTGGGCGACCACAGCCTGGGCCGGTACGGGATCATCGAGGACTACGGCGGCCACGGCATCGGCACCGAGATGCACATGGACCCGCACCTGCTGAACTACGTCTCCCGCAAGCGCGGCAAGGGCCCGAAGCTGGTCCCCGGCCTGTGCCTGGCGATCGAGCCGATGGTCTCCCTGGGCACCCCGCAGACGGAGGTCCTGAAGGACGACTGGACCGTCATCACCACGGACGGCACCTGGTCCTCCCACTGGGAGCACTCGATCGCCCTGACCGAGGAGGGCCCCCTGGTCCTGACCGCGGTCGACGGGGGCAAGGCGAAGCTGGCGGAGCTGGGCGTGACGGCGGCGCCGGACCCGCTGGCGTAG